ACCCCCTCGACGTCAACGAGACACTCGGGCTCCGGTGGTTCACCCCGGCCGAGGTGCGCCGGATGATCGTGGACAACGAGATCCCCGATGGCCTCACGCTGACGGCGCTGGGGTGGGGGCTGATCGCCGGGGTCGTGGGGTGAGGGTGTCCCTGTGAGCCCGGTCGTCGACGCCCACCTTCACGTCTGGGACGCGACCGCCGCCGGAAAGGATCCGGGGCCGATGCGCGTCGGGTACAGCGCGCAGGCGACCGCCTCGGTCGAGCTGTTTCTGGACTACATGGACGAGGCGGGCGTCGAGAAGGCCGTGTTCGTCCAGCCCTGGTTCTATCACTGGGACAACTCCTACATGGTCGACAGCCTTCGGCGCTATCCGGATCGCTTCCGGGGGGTGTGCGTGATCGACCCGCGCGGGCCCGAGGCGCCGGCGGCGCTGCGAGCCTGGCGAGACCGCGGGGCGACCGGGATCCGGTTGCGCGCACTCCGCCAGGGAGAGGGCCCGACCCCGGGCCCCTGGCTCGGGACCGAAGAGACGTTACCGCTGTGGGAGGCGATCGCCGAGACCGGCACGATCGCCTGCGTGCTGGGGGCCGGGCCCGATCTCGCCAGGCTGGCCCCTCTCCTGGCGCGGTTCCCTCCGGTGCGGGTCGTGGTCGATCACCTCAACAACCCGGCGCCGGCCGAGGGCCTCGGGCAGCCGGCCTTCCAGGCCCTGCTCGCCCTGGCCGGCCTCCCGCACGTCTACGTCAAGCTGTCGGGCTTCCACCACTGGTGCCGCGAGCGCTATCCCTACCGGGAGGGGATGCCGTTCGTCGAAGCCGCCCTCCGGGCGTTCGGCGCCGACCGGTGCATGTGGGGGTCCGACTTTCCCCACGTGCTGGCCGGGTGCGGGTACGTCAGGAACCGCCACCTCCTGCCGCGCGAAGCGAGCTTCCTGTCGAAGGCCGGGATGGAAGCGGTGATGGGCGGCACGGCCAAGCGGCTCTGGTTTGACTGACCGAAGC
The genomic region above belongs to Candidatus Methylomirabilota bacterium and contains:
- a CDS encoding amidohydrolase family protein; translated protein: MSPVVDAHLHVWDATAAGKDPGPMRVGYSAQATASVELFLDYMDEAGVEKAVFVQPWFYHWDNSYMVDSLRRYPDRFRGVCVIDPRGPEAPAALRAWRDRGATGIRLRALRQGEGPTPGPWLGTEETLPLWEAIAETGTIACVLGAGPDLARLAPLLARFPPVRVVVDHLNNPAPAEGLGQPAFQALLALAGLPHVYVKLSGFHHWCRERYPYREGMPFVEAALRAFGADRCMWGSDFPHVLAGCGYVRNRHLLPREASFLSKAGMEAVMGGTAKRLWFD